From the genome of Impatiens glandulifera chromosome 9, dImpGla2.1, whole genome shotgun sequence, one region includes:
- the LOC124914835 gene encoding peroxidase 51-like: MGTRFNIPLTLLSLSCLCLLASAQLKQNYYAGTCPNVESIVRKAVQLKFQQTFVTAPATLRLFFHDCFVQGCDASVMIQSTGGNKAEKDNPDNISLAGDGFDTVVKAKAAVDAVSGCRNKVSCADILTMATRDVIALTGGPSYAVELGRLDGLKSTAASVTGKLPHPNFNLNQLNSLFAANGLNQNDMIALSAAHTIGFSHCSKFSNRIYNFTKSNPIDPTLNKQYASQLIQMCPKNVDPRIAINMDPITPRKFDNAYFKNLQGGKGLFTSDQVLFTDSRSKSVVNAWATSSQSFNSAFITAMTKLGRVGVKTGKPGPNGNIRVRCDAFN; encoded by the exons ATGGGTACTCGATTCAACATTCCTCTGACATTGTTGTCACTGTCTTGCCTCTGTCTTTTGGCTTCGGCCCAACTGAAACAGAACTACTACGCCGGCACGTGCCCCAACGTCGAATCCATCGTCAGGAAGGCCGTCCAGCTGAAGTTTCAGCAAACTTTTGTTACCGCTCCGGCCACTCTCAGGCTGTTCTTCCACGACTGTTTTGTTCAGGGCTGCGATGCTTCCGTTATGATTCAATCGACCGGAGGCAACAAGGCGGAGAAGGATAACCCGGATAACATTTCTTTAGCCGGAGATGGGTTCGACACCGTTGTCAAGGCCAAGGCTGCAGTTGACGCCGTCTCCGGTTGCCGGAATAAAGTATCCTGCGCCGACATTCTAACCATGGCTACCAGGGATGTCATCGCTTTG ACCGGAGGACCATCGTACGCGGTGGAGCTGGGGAGATTGGACGGCCTGAAGTCGACGGCGGCAAGCGTCACCGGAAAACTTCCTCATCCGAACTTCAACCTCAACCAACTCAACTCCCTCTTTGCTGCCAACGGCCTTAATCAAAACGACATGATAGCTCTCTCAG cTGCCCACACAATTGGGTTCTCCCACTGCAGCAAATTCTCAAACAGGATCTACAACTTCACAAAGTCCAACCCGATTGACCCGACCCTGAACAAGCAATACGCATCCCAGTTGATTCAAATGTGCCCGAAGAATGTGGACCCGAGAATAGCAATAAACATGGATCCAATCACGCCCCGAAAATTCGACAATGCATACTTCAAGAATCTTCAGGGAGGAAAGGGATTATTCACTTCCGACCAAGTGCTCTTCACCGACTCCAGGTCTAAGTCGGTGGTCAACGCCTGGGCTACCAGCTCCCAGTCATTCAACTCTGCCTTCATAACCGCCATGACCAAACTCGGCCGCGTCGGAGTCAAGACCGGAAAGCCCGGACCCAACGGTAACATCCGTGTCAGATGCGACGCATTCAACTGA